A single region of the Penaeus monodon isolate SGIC_2016 chromosome 18, NSTDA_Pmon_1, whole genome shotgun sequence genome encodes:
- the LOC119584671 gene encoding LOW QUALITY PROTEIN: major facilitator superfamily domain-containing protein 3-like (The sequence of the model RefSeq protein was modified relative to this genomic sequence to represent the inferred CDS: inserted 1 base in 1 codon), whose product PRGNIAGSCVTCCSHASAYGGSLVIPEDVFEIGCVLLSLNVFSAIQDIAVDGLALEVLRDEHLGLGNTIQVVLYKVGCLLGGAGLTFLLDLTNWKITFNFLAFLYLFTAAWSIHLPTSSNMFVKYSVVDKENKQKGSFKAENDSQVNLDSAQGMSQCKAKSESQIKKVFXIISEVVTTPGTGWLSLYVLLYKMGERGAINNMPLFLLDKGMSKHLLAFWNGSVCQGLSILGSFYGGITLANKDADIKHVLLLHSVYRVFAVLVMLVLIILWNEHYISIYFSSGIVSMCSLSFTSGVISTASFTLMMKVSRVCKGETQASHYSALASIEIAGKLVFATLAGFIIESVGIASAFLTFTVLCTLPCMVLMIIPSHLCHLKND is encoded by the exons CCTCGTGGCAACATTGCTGGCTCTTGTGTCACTTGTTGCTCTCATGCCTCGGCATATGGAG GATCACTTGTCATCCCAGAAGATGTCTTTGAGATTGGgtgtgtccttctctctctaaaCGTGTTCTCGGCCATCCAAGACATTGCTGTGGATGGGCTGGCACTTGAAGTCCTCCGAGATGAACACCTTGGGCTCGGAAACACCATACAG GTGGTCCTCTACAAAGTTGGCTGTCTGTTGGGTGGTGCTGgacttacttttttattagatCTCACCAACTGGAAGATCACATTCAACTTCCTtgcctttttatatctttttactgCTGCTTGGTCCATACATCTGCCCACTAGCAGTAACATGTTTGTTAAATACTCTGTTGTGGATAAAGAGAACAAACAGAAAGGTTCTTTCAAGGCTGAGAACGATTCCCAAGTGAACCTAGACAGTGCTCAGGGTATGAGTCAGTGTAAGGCCAAGTCAGAATCCCAGATAAAGAAAGTTT GTATCATAAGCGAGGTTGTCACCACACCAGGAACAGGATGGCTCAGCCTGTATGTCCTCTTATACAAAATGGGTGAGAGAGGAGCAATAAACAACATGCCTCTCTTCCTTTTGGATAAAGGTATGTCAAAACATCTTCTGGCTTTCTGGAATGGCTCAGTTTGTCAAGGCTTGTCCATCCTCGGCTCATTTTATGGAGGCATCACTCTTGCAAATAAAGATGCTGACATTAAACATGTGTTACTGTTACATTCAGTGTACAGAGTGTTTGCTGTACTGGTAATGCTGGTCTTGATCATATTATGGAATGaacattatatatcaatatatttctcTTCGGGTATAGTAAGTATGTGTTCTCTTAGCTTCACCAGTGGCGTTATATCTACTGCGTCATTCACTCTCATGATGAAAGTGAGTAGAGTGTGCAAGGGAGAGACGCAGGCTAGCCACTATAGTGCTTTGGCCTCGATTGAGATTGCTGGTAAACTTGTATTTGCAACTCTGGCAGGTTTTATTATTGAGTCTGTTGGCATTGCATCAGCATTTTTGACTTTTACAGTATTGTGTACACTGCCTTGCATGGTACTTATGATAATCCCAAGTCACCTGTGTCACCTGAAAAATGACTGA